In Rickettsiella endosymbiont of Aleochara curtula, one genomic interval encodes:
- a CDS encoding peroxiredoxin: MLTIGDKFPEFSVKAVVSSNAKDAFIEVHNKTYANKWQIFFFWPKNFTFVCPTEIAAFGQLNNEFKDRDAILLGASTDSEFAHLVWRQQKDELHDLPFPMLADVKRELAQGLGILDKKEGVAQRATFIVDPEGIIRFVMVTDLSVGRNAKEVLRILDALQTDELCPCNWQKGEATIAVD, encoded by the coding sequence ATGTTAACGATAGGCGATAAATTTCCAGAATTTTCGGTCAAAGCCGTGGTGTCCTCTAACGCAAAAGATGCGTTTATTGAGGTCCACAACAAAACTTACGCCAATAAATGGCAAATATTTTTCTTTTGGCCTAAGAATTTTACGTTCGTTTGCCCCACAGAAATTGCTGCTTTTGGCCAATTAAACAATGAATTTAAAGACCGGGATGCCATTTTATTAGGTGCCAGTACTGATTCAGAGTTTGCACATTTAGTCTGGCGACAGCAAAAAGATGAATTACATGACCTTCCCTTCCCGATGCTCGCTGACGTTAAACGCGAACTCGCTCAAGGCTTAGGTATACTCGATAAAAAAGAAGGTGTTGCGCAACGCGCCACATTTATTGTCGATCCAGAAGGCATCATCCGCTTTGTCATGGTGACGGATCTGAGTGTCGGCCGAAATGCCAAAGAAGTATTACGTATATTAGATGCCTTACAAACCGACGAGTTATGTCCTTGCAATTGGCAAAAAGGCGAAGCCACCATCGCTGTTGATTAA
- a CDS encoding ankyrin repeat domain-containing protein, whose product MLQTKPNLDAGTQLRRAAAEGDIDKVRNLLDKNFINHKSTNGNTALHWSIENQHYGVTKLLLTCPGIQLDVANHRGLTPLHLTAKQGDKKTVYRLLKAGAGHKNSTDKEGYSALDYAFSESCSFIVSKLKEKLPHLPFKDEDALANRAFTAFKIKNFNLVRNAKIFDSDYFFNEDVARYFLPGNRFKLAEIQTAIKKGQLNLHKLFCSGNLLQSAAVSRVDTMEKFQWLLEQGVNPNLQASHEINPSSYKNTALHTLIANEDEKDAVKFIDLLITHAKPKFNFNLVDSEGKTCLCLAVKVGLFEVAKKLIGLKVDINRPDEDGNSPLHYAFLLGNTSIVDELLANQANKNAKNTQHQSPYELLISTDIEDVRDCLEIIWINPDRKIKKSKKTYIQQCMENRENLAYKFRSLRTDSAQRSSQTMVTHCLGSAEEISIAQKRKSIVFLLAAATGDLAKIQETCDADILNIGNSKGNTALHLACEHGHEEIVKFLLQQPEIDLHKENHESIKAAERVSNLSLVSLFEDKLLTIIPKAEHRNDTLSRLNQRKEILSHETMSALRKN is encoded by the coding sequence ATGTTACAAACTAAACCTAATCTTGACGCAGGAACTCAGTTACGGCGCGCTGCAGCGGAAGGTGATATAGACAAAGTTAGGAACTTACTCGATAAAAATTTCATCAATCATAAAAGCACTAATGGCAATACCGCGTTACATTGGTCGATAGAAAACCAACATTATGGCGTCACAAAACTCTTGTTAACCTGCCCTGGTATTCAATTGGATGTAGCCAATCATCGAGGCCTAACACCCCTACATTTAACCGCTAAGCAAGGCGATAAAAAAACCGTCTATCGTTTATTAAAAGCCGGGGCGGGACACAAAAACTCAACTGACAAAGAAGGGTATTCTGCCTTAGATTATGCCTTTTCTGAAAGCTGCAGTTTTATTGTCAGTAAATTAAAAGAAAAGCTTCCGCATTTACCTTTTAAGGATGAAGATGCGCTGGCAAATCGGGCTTTTACCGCCTTCAAAATAAAAAACTTCAATCTGGTGCGCAATGCGAAAATTTTTGACTCCGATTATTTTTTTAACGAGGACGTTGCACGCTATTTTTTACCGGGCAATCGATTTAAATTAGCCGAGATACAAACCGCCATAAAAAAAGGTCAACTTAATCTGCATAAACTGTTTTGTTCGGGTAATTTACTGCAAAGTGCTGCGGTCTCACGAGTCGACACCATGGAGAAATTTCAATGGCTATTAGAACAAGGTGTCAATCCGAATCTACAAGCCAGTCATGAAATAAATCCTAGTTCTTACAAAAATACCGCTTTACATACGCTGATTGCTAACGAAGATGAAAAAGACGCAGTAAAGTTTATCGATCTGTTAATTACGCATGCCAAACCAAAATTTAATTTCAATCTCGTCGATAGCGAAGGAAAAACTTGTTTATGCTTAGCGGTCAAGGTAGGCCTCTTCGAAGTTGCAAAAAAACTAATTGGACTAAAAGTCGATATCAATCGGCCTGATGAAGACGGTAATTCACCGCTACATTACGCTTTTCTGTTAGGAAATACGTCGATTGTCGATGAATTGCTGGCAAATCAAGCGAATAAAAATGCGAAAAATACACAACACCAAAGCCCCTATGAGTTACTCATCTCTACCGATATCGAAGATGTTAGAGACTGTTTAGAAATTATCTGGATTAATCCAGATAGAAAAATTAAAAAATCAAAAAAAACGTATATTCAGCAATGTATGGAAAATAGAGAAAATCTAGCGTATAAATTCAGATCATTGCGAACAGATAGCGCGCAGCGGTCTAGCCAAACCATGGTAACCCACTGCTTGGGATCAGCTGAAGAAATTTCTATCGCACAAAAAAGAAAAAGTATTGTTTTTCTGCTTGCTGCGGCTACAGGCGATCTAGCTAAAATACAAGAAACCTGTGATGCTGATATACTTAATATCGGTAACTCAAAAGGTAATACAGCCTTGCATTTAGCATGTGAACATGGCCATGAAGAAATAGTAAAATTTCTTTTACAGCAACCTGAAATTGATCTTCATAAAGAAAATCATGAAAGTATAAAGGCCGCTGAAAGAGTGAGCAATTTATCTTTAGTCAGCTTATTTGAAGATAAATTGTTAACCATAATACCCAAAGCAGAACATAGAAATGACACGCTTTCCAGATTAAACCAACGTAAGGAAATTCTCAGTCACGAAACTATGTCCGCTTTAAGAAAAAATTGA
- a CDS encoding UDP-2,3-diacylglucosamine diphosphatase, with protein MSTLFISDLHLSNDQPAMTQLFLNFLQQQAKHAEALYILGDLFETWIGDDNLNPYYQKIIAALAELTAQGVATYFMPGNRDFLIGKHFIQQTGCRYLADPTIIDLYGRPTLLTHGDSWCTLDKHYLRYRRWSRYPFFQSLFLHLPLVWRQKIANYLRGQEHTTMPTNTAKYDVVMADFLACLKHYPGTQQIIHGHTHLPCIQLIRQTESIHSQQLVLGQGTLKISNPNIFKIHEDCELSGNADKSSSAKNIWIKRFVLSDWQPTKGNVLVALPNQTCKLIYFG; from the coding sequence ATGTCGACCCTCTTTATATCCGATTTACATCTCAGTAACGACCAGCCTGCTATGACGCAGTTGTTTTTGAATTTTTTACAACAGCAAGCCAAGCACGCTGAGGCTTTATATATATTAGGCGATCTATTTGAAACCTGGATCGGTGATGATAATTTAAACCCATACTATCAGAAAATTATAGCGGCACTTGCCGAGCTAACCGCCCAGGGTGTTGCGACTTACTTCATGCCCGGGAATCGAGACTTTCTCATCGGTAAGCATTTTATTCAGCAAACCGGCTGTCGCTATCTTGCTGATCCAACCATTATTGATTTGTATGGAAGACCAACACTACTCACCCATGGTGATAGTTGGTGCACACTCGATAAACATTATCTGCGCTATCGACGCTGGTCGCGTTATCCCTTTTTCCAAAGCTTATTTTTACATCTTCCCTTAGTATGGCGACAAAAAATTGCGAATTATTTACGCGGGCAAGAACACACCACCATGCCGACTAATACCGCAAAATATGATGTAGTCATGGCAGATTTTCTGGCTTGCTTAAAACACTATCCGGGAACACAACAGATTATTCATGGTCATACGCATTTACCGTGTATTCAATTAATAAGACAAACAGAAAGTATACACTCGCAGCAATTGGTTTTAGGGCAAGGCACCTTGAAAATAAGCAACCCGAATATATTCAAGATACATGAGGATTGCGAGTTGAGCGGCAACGCAGACAAAAGTTCAAGTGCGAAGAATATATGGATAAAACGTTTTGTATTAAGCGATTGGCAGCCCACAAAAGGCAATGTATTAGTGGCGTTACCGAATCAAACCTGCAAATTAATATATTTCGGTTAA
- a CDS encoding CvpA family protein, which yields MSTFNWIDYTIIAIIALSVLISVMRGFVREVISLVIWVAAIAVSFIFYRYIADLLVNFIHSDSVRLVVSFVGLFLVTLVLGMLINYLIGQLVSNTGLSGTDRVLGIIFGIARGILVVVLLMMLVTLTPFAKESSWQESVLVPHFQPLEDWLSGFLPESMHSHLELQKDHY from the coding sequence ATGTCTACATTTAATTGGATCGATTATACCATTATCGCCATCATTGCACTGTCGGTATTGATTAGTGTTATGCGTGGTTTTGTACGTGAAGTGATTTCGTTGGTGATATGGGTAGCTGCGATTGCGGTGAGTTTTATTTTTTATCGCTATATTGCCGATTTATTGGTAAATTTTATTCACTCCGATTCGGTTCGATTAGTGGTCAGTTTTGTCGGTTTATTCCTAGTGACATTAGTATTGGGTATGTTGATTAATTATTTAATTGGCCAACTAGTCTCGAATACTGGCTTAAGCGGCACCGATCGCGTGTTAGGAATTATTTTCGGTATTGCGCGCGGAATTTTAGTCGTCGTCTTATTGATGATGTTAGTTACCTTAACGCCCTTTGCCAAAGAGTCCTCTTGGCAAGAATCGGTGTTAGTACCACATTTTCAACCTTTAGAAGATTGGTTAAGTGGTTTTTTACCCGAGTCTATGCATAGTCATCTCGAACTACAGAAAGATCACTATTAA
- the cysS gene encoding cysteine--tRNA ligase, which produces MLKIYNTLTQKKEKFTPLHAKKVGLYVCGMTVYDLCHIGHARVLVAFDVMLRYLSMQGYQVNYVRNITDIDDKIIKRAQENNESMSALTQRMITAMHEDFAQLNILPPTHEPRATDAIPQMLDLIQILLDKAYAYQAENGDICYAVEKFKTYGELAHQNLEKLRSGTRVAVDITKKDPLDFVLWKKAKPNEPSWESPWGAGRPGWHIECSAMSMAALGEHFDIHGGGLDLVFPHHQNEIAQSEGATAKKFVNTWIHVGFVQTNRQKMSKSLGNFFTLRDVLKQYPAEVIRYFLVSSHHRSPINYSQENLQIAHAALQRLYTSLRGLVGKAPSHFDAKQFTGEYLEKFQTAMDDDFNTPDALAVLFELAREINRVRETDQNQAQHYAASLQYLASILGILQQDPEQFLKLGLQPDKSDSDEINQLIAARNAARIAKNWQEADRIRDELLNLGVALEDTASGTEWRRK; this is translated from the coding sequence ATGCTAAAAATTTATAATACACTAACCCAAAAAAAAGAAAAATTTACACCGCTGCACGCCAAGAAAGTCGGACTGTATGTGTGCGGCATGACAGTCTATGATTTGTGTCATATAGGTCATGCGCGCGTATTAGTAGCCTTTGATGTCATGTTACGTTACTTAAGTATGCAAGGTTATCAGGTTAATTATGTGCGTAATATCACTGATATTGACGATAAAATTATCAAACGTGCACAAGAAAATAATGAAAGCATGTCAGCATTGACACAGCGCATGATAACCGCGATGCATGAAGATTTTGCGCAGTTAAACATTTTGCCACCGACGCATGAGCCCAGAGCAACGGATGCTATCCCACAGATGTTAGATTTAATTCAAATTTTGCTGGATAAAGCTTATGCTTATCAAGCCGAAAATGGTGATATTTGTTATGCGGTGGAAAAATTCAAAACCTATGGCGAATTAGCCCATCAAAATTTGGAAAAATTACGCAGTGGGACGCGCGTCGCCGTGGATATTACTAAAAAAGATCCCTTAGATTTTGTGTTGTGGAAAAAAGCTAAACCCAACGAACCGAGTTGGGAATCTCCCTGGGGTGCAGGGCGTCCCGGTTGGCATATTGAATGTTCGGCGATGTCGATGGCGGCTTTAGGCGAACATTTTGATATCCATGGCGGTGGTTTAGATTTGGTGTTTCCACACCATCAAAATGAAATTGCGCAATCGGAAGGTGCAACCGCTAAGAAATTTGTGAATACCTGGATCCATGTTGGTTTTGTGCAGACTAATCGCCAAAAGATGTCGAAGTCTTTAGGTAATTTTTTTACTTTACGTGATGTTTTAAAACAATATCCTGCTGAAGTGATCCGATATTTCTTAGTATCGAGTCATCATCGTAGTCCAATCAATTATAGTCAAGAAAATTTGCAAATCGCACACGCAGCATTACAACGCTTGTATACCAGTTTACGCGGTTTAGTCGGCAAAGCACCGTCTCATTTTGATGCCAAGCAATTTACCGGAGAGTATCTAGAAAAATTTCAAACCGCGATGGATGATGATTTTAATACACCCGATGCCTTGGCAGTGTTATTTGAGTTAGCCCGTGAAATTAATCGGGTGCGCGAAACGGATCAGAATCAAGCGCAGCATTATGCTGCCAGCTTGCAATATTTGGCGAGTATTTTAGGTATTTTACAACAGGATCCAGAGCAGTTTCTAAAATTGGGGTTACAACCTGATAAATCTGATTCAGATGAAATAAACCAATTAATTGCTGCTCGCAATGCAGCGCGAATCGCTAAAAATTGGCAAGAAGCGGATAGGATACGGGATGAATTGTTGAATTTGGGTGTAGCACTTGAAGATACTGCTAGTGGAACTGAATGGCGGCGCAAGTAA
- a CDS encoding orotate phosphoribosyltransferase — translation MEKQKLLEALINIDVIKWGEFTLRSGEISPIYIDCRGIISYPPLLRAIANVLWNKVKHLKPDLLCGVPYTALPIATAISLDQNLPMLMCRKEIKEYGTKKQIEGVFKPGQSCLIVEDVVTTGGSVLQIAQSLKKHALQVKDIVVLVDRQQGGTEALQAGGYQLHSVYTLDELISMRA, via the coding sequence ATGGAAAAGCAAAAATTACTCGAAGCGCTAATTAACATTGATGTGATTAAATGGGGCGAATTTACTTTACGTAGCGGCGAAATCTCGCCGATCTATATCGATTGCCGTGGCATTATTTCCTATCCACCGCTATTACGCGCCATTGCCAACGTTTTATGGAATAAGGTAAAACACCTTAAACCGGATTTGTTATGTGGCGTACCGTATACCGCATTGCCTATAGCTACAGCTATTTCACTCGATCAAAACCTACCGATGCTAATGTGTCGTAAGGAAATTAAAGAATATGGAACTAAAAAACAAATCGAAGGTGTTTTTAAACCCGGCCAATCCTGTTTAATCGTTGAAGATGTCGTCACCACGGGCGGCAGTGTGTTACAGATAGCACAGAGCTTAAAAAAGCATGCGTTACAAGTAAAAGATATTGTCGTGTTAGTGGATAGGCAACAAGGCGGCACAGAAGCGTTGCAAGCTGGGGGCTATCAATTACACAGTGTCTATACTTTAGATGAACTTATCAGTATGCGTGCATAA
- the gltX gene encoding glutamate--tRNA ligase, with amino-acid sequence MKTRFAPSPTGHIHLGNARTALFNFLFAHSQAGCFLLRIEDSDATRSLLTLAKELEEDLLWLGLPWQEGPGQEKGLGPYYQSQRQAIYTLYYEQLVGIGRAYPCFCSEAELLMMRKRQLALGKPPRYSGQCRLLTAEQVAEKKAQGQLASLRFHVLPKQVIRFDDFVKGEQSFASDDIGDFVIQRSDGSAAFFFCNAIDDALMNVTHVLRGEDHLTNTPRQMMILEALSLTIPAYGHMALIVGDDGAPLSKRHGSFSIKSFRESGYFAEALQNYLARLGHTYTDPNFLDIHALAKQFSLSRLGKSPARYDQAQLLYWQKQALLHLSNEKLGAWMDAKIQNSVPNEVSVDFIELMRGTICFPDEALEWARIIFGEANALNFSVETKIFLRKVDPLYWQAVLDLSAQGNSDFKVLIKQVQEKLNLKGKALFAPLRLALTGRHDGPELAKLFSLLGNEKIRERILHAKNL; translated from the coding sequence ATGAAAACTCGTTTTGCACCTAGTCCTACCGGTCATATCCATTTAGGTAATGCTAGAACCGCTTTATTTAATTTTTTATTTGCCCACTCTCAAGCCGGTTGTTTTTTATTGCGCATAGAAGATAGTGATGCAACGCGCTCGCTGCTAACACTGGCTAAAGAATTAGAAGAAGACTTGCTTTGGCTAGGTTTACCTTGGCAGGAAGGCCCTGGTCAAGAAAAAGGTCTGGGACCTTATTACCAATCGCAAAGGCAAGCGATTTACACACTTTATTATGAGCAATTAGTGGGTATCGGGCGTGCTTATCCCTGTTTTTGTAGCGAAGCAGAGTTGCTCATGATGCGTAAACGTCAGTTGGCATTAGGCAAACCACCGCGTTACAGTGGTCAATGTCGTTTGTTGACGGCGGAGCAAGTGGCCGAGAAAAAAGCTCAAGGTCAACTCGCTAGCTTGCGTTTTCATGTTCTGCCGAAACAAGTTATTCGTTTTGATGATTTTGTCAAAGGTGAACAAAGCTTCGCCAGTGATGATATCGGCGATTTTGTGATTCAGCGCAGTGATGGCTCAGCCGCATTTTTCTTTTGTAATGCCATTGATGATGCCTTAATGAATGTGACGCATGTACTGCGCGGCGAAGATCATTTGACCAATACACCCAGGCAGATGATGATATTAGAGGCGTTAAGTTTAACTATTCCGGCTTATGGACACATGGCCTTAATTGTCGGCGATGATGGCGCGCCGCTATCGAAGCGACATGGCAGTTTTAGTATTAAAAGTTTTCGCGAGAGCGGCTATTTTGCTGAAGCCTTACAAAATTATTTGGCGCGCTTAGGTCATACTTATACCGATCCGAATTTTCTGGACATTCACGCCTTGGCAAAACAATTTTCACTGAGTCGTCTCGGTAAATCACCCGCACGCTATGACCAAGCTCAATTATTGTATTGGCAAAAGCAAGCTTTATTACATTTGTCTAATGAAAAGCTTGGCGCATGGATGGATGCTAAAATACAAAATAGTGTGCCGAACGAGGTAAGCGTAGACTTTATAGAATTAATGCGCGGGACGATTTGTTTTCCTGATGAGGCGCTTGAGTGGGCTCGTATTATATTTGGCGAAGCTAACGCTTTAAACTTTTCAGTAGAAACCAAGATTTTTTTGCGAAAAGTCGATCCGCTTTATTGGCAGGCAGTCTTAGATTTATCAGCGCAGGGAAACTCTGATTTTAAAGTCTTAATAAAACAGGTGCAAGAAAAATTAAATCTCAAAGGGAAAGCTTTATTTGCGCCATTACGTTTGGCATTGACTGGACGTCATGATGGTCCTGAGCTGGCTAAATTATTTAGCCTGTTAGGCAATGAAAAAATTCGCGAGAGAATACTCCATGCTAAAAATTTATAA
- a CDS encoding LysR substrate-binding domain-containing protein → MNTRDFEYLIALSEHHHFGKAAEACFVSQPALSMQIQRLEASLGVKLLERSNKSVLLTDIGIAITERAKQILAQINEIRDLAKLSKDPYSGRLTIGVIPTLGPYLLPLILPALSKKFPHLHFYLVEEQTSALIQKLKIGSLDAALMAHPIEESSFSATDLFAEEFLLAVANKHVLAQRKFINACDLQQQNLLLLEEGHCMRGQTLDLCHKMNVNEVQNFRATSLETLRQMVATGNDVTLMPKLAQQARDGISYIPFNAPRPVRQIACYWRSSSVKTIVLDAMVEQIKILSVKKGLTIPR, encoded by the coding sequence ATGAATACCCGTGATTTTGAATATCTAATTGCGCTAAGCGAACACCATCATTTTGGTAAAGCAGCGGAAGCCTGTTTTGTCAGCCAGCCGGCATTGAGCATGCAAATCCAGCGTCTGGAAGCGAGCTTAGGCGTAAAATTATTAGAACGCAGCAATAAATCGGTGTTATTAACCGATATCGGCATAGCTATCACTGAACGCGCCAAACAGATTCTGGCGCAAATCAATGAAATCCGGGATCTCGCCAAATTATCCAAAGATCCTTATAGCGGAAGATTAACCATAGGTGTCATTCCGACCTTAGGCCCTTATTTATTACCTTTGATTTTGCCTGCTTTATCAAAAAAATTCCCCCACCTGCATTTTTATCTGGTTGAAGAGCAAACTTCAGCATTGATACAAAAACTTAAAATCGGCAGCTTAGATGCTGCATTGATGGCGCATCCTATCGAAGAGTCCAGTTTTAGCGCTACTGATTTATTTGCTGAAGAATTTTTACTGGCGGTAGCGAACAAGCATGTCTTGGCACAACGAAAATTCATTAATGCCTGTGATCTTCAGCAGCAAAATCTACTTTTACTGGAAGAAGGCCATTGCATGCGCGGCCAAACCTTGGATTTATGCCATAAAATGAATGTGAACGAAGTTCAGAATTTTCGTGCCACCAGTCTAGAAACACTGCGTCAAATGGTTGCAACCGGTAATGATGTCACACTAATGCCTAAACTTGCCCAACAAGCGCGTGACGGGATTTCCTATATTCCGTTTAATGCCCCGCGACCGGTGCGACAGATAGCTTGTTACTGGCGCTCCTCTTCAGTCAAGACCATCGTTTTAGACGCCATGGTTGAACAGATTAAGATATTAAGCGTTAAAAAAGGCCTAACTATCCCCAGATAG
- a CDS encoding CvpA family protein — MQAELNWMDGVIVIMLCLSVTSSVVRGLRNFFYELGTLVLLFFIPLYAIPFFKDFQPSNSTIFFISGIFLLGLSWRLWNSIRYRKQNSVQLSCCNRTLSGILGLIRGILLVELLVFIICSINRQSLHGSLLTSYFFSMLNKLPVEKILWIVWVTPLYIFFYLPSKLF; from the coding sequence ATGCAAGCAGAGTTAAACTGGATGGACGGTGTAATAGTCATTATGCTATGCCTGTCCGTTACGTCGAGCGTAGTACGTGGATTGCGTAATTTTTTTTACGAGTTAGGTACGCTTGTACTTTTGTTTTTTATTCCCTTGTACGCCATTCCATTCTTTAAAGATTTTCAGCCCTCGAATAGCACTATTTTTTTTATTAGTGGTATATTTCTTTTAGGTTTGAGTTGGCGTCTATGGAATAGTATTCGCTACAGAAAACAAAATAGTGTTCAACTGAGTTGCTGCAATAGGACTTTATCAGGAATATTAGGTTTAATCCGTGGTATTTTATTAGTAGAACTCTTAGTATTTATCATTTGTTCTATTAATAGGCAAAGTTTACACGGCTCACTATTAACCAGTTATTTTTTTTCAATGTTAAACAAGTTGCCTGTGGAAAAAATACTATGGATTGTTTGGGTAACGCCTTTATACATTTTTTTCTATCTTCCTTCAAAGCTATTCTAG
- a CDS encoding carboxymuconolactone decarboxylase family protein, with amino-acid sequence MNMTIETFKNKLLDNAKDIKLNLSSILTEAGSPDLNKQQIGGIALASAYSIKNSNLINAVLSEVKSALSDAEINAAKSAATIMAMNNIYYRFIHLVNDKDFSSMPANLRMSVIGNPGIDKINYELNCLAVSALNGCGMCIEAHTHGLIKMGVSKLSIQSSVRIASVLNAAALAFDLASI; translated from the coding sequence ATGAACATGACTATAGAAACATTCAAAAACAAACTGTTAGACAATGCGAAAGATATTAAATTAAATCTATCCAGCATTTTAACAGAAGCGGGTTCGCCAGATTTAAACAAACAACAAATCGGCGGTATTGCGTTGGCTTCGGCGTATAGCATTAAAAATTCAAATTTAATCAACGCTGTTTTATCGGAGGTAAAGTCTGCATTATCTGATGCAGAAATAAATGCGGCCAAATCCGCAGCCACTATCATGGCGATGAATAATATTTATTATCGATTCATTCATTTGGTTAATGATAAAGACTTTTCGAGTATGCCCGCTAATTTACGCATGAGTGTCATTGGCAACCCAGGTATCGATAAAATAAATTATGAACTAAATTGTTTAGCAGTATCTGCGCTGAATGGTTGCGGCATGTGTATAGAAGCGCATACGCATGGCTTGATAAAAATGGGTGTGAGTAAACTTAGCATACAATCAAGTGTGCGCATTGCGTCGGTATTAAATGCCGCAGCATTAGCCTTCGACCTAGCTAGTATTTAG